The following coding sequences are from one Ornithodoros turicata isolate Travis chromosome 1, ASM3712646v1, whole genome shotgun sequence window:
- the LOC135379102 gene encoding uncharacterized protein LOC135379102 — MIAALALVPEDDVALAFDALEKNIPQNLLPVLDYFEDNFIGRRTGQGRRDPRFPIAIWNHHQSALSCDPKTTNSLEGWHRGFQTHVQCSHPTIWKFLGVLHKEDAMNLHRLELLVMGHRERQPKKYRDCAQRLKTLAANYDQTQLLRYLKGVAYNITV; from the coding sequence ATGATTGCTGCTCTAGCTTTGGTGCCGGAGGACGACGTCGCCCTAGCATTCGATGCTCTGGAAAAGAATATTCCGCAAAATCTCCTTCCTGTCCTAGATTACTTCGAGGATAACTTCATCGGCCGAAGGACCGGACAAGGCAGACGAGACCCACGGTTCCCCATAGCGATATGGAACCACCATCAATCGGCTCTGAGCTGCGACCCGAAGACGACTAACAGCCTGGAAGGCTGGCATCGCGGTTTCCAGACGCATGTTCAGTGCTCCCACCCGACTATCTGGAAGTTCCTCGGCGTTCTCCACAAGGAAGACGCAATGAATTTACATCGGTTGGAACTCCTGGTAATGGGCCACCGCGAACGACAGCCAAAAAAATACAGAGACTGTGCACAAAGACTGAAGACGCTGGCTGCGAACTACGACCAGACGCAGCTGTTGCGTTATCTGAAAGGAGTTGCCTACAATATCACCGTATAA